ACGGCAATGGCGTCGCACCGCCGAAATAGTTGCGGACCGCGTTCAGGTCCTCGATGCTGACCTCGCCGTCAAACGGGTACGTATCCCCGGGGAGCGTACCATCAGCCGGACCGCTTGCTCCGAAGTGATTGCGCACCCGATTCAGGTCCTCCACGCGCACGAGGCCGTCGAACGGGTAGGTGTCGCCGCTGGCGGGATGATTCAGCCACAGCGCGTCCGAACCGACTTGCGCGACGTACGTATCGAGATCGCCGTCGCCGTCGAAGTCCGCCAGCGCGACATCGACGCCATCTCCGCCGCCAAGGGCCTGTTGTGCCCGAATCAGAAATCCGAAACCGTCGTTGTACCAAAGCTGATCCGACGAATTGCCGGATGTGGCCACGAACGCATCGAGATCTCCGTCCGCGTCGAAATCGCCCAGCGTAACCGCCTTGCCGCCGCCGGCGTGAGACAAAGTTTACAGGCGCGTGAAAACGCCGTGACCGTTGTTCACCCAGACCGATTGGCTGTTCGCGGCCCCCGCGAACACGGCGTCGAGATCGCCGTCCCGGTCGAGATCGCCAAGCGCCACGGCCGCCACGTTCGTCAACTGCGGGGAACTAGAGTATTGGAATCGGCCGGAGCCATCGTTCATCGCAATGTGAAACCGCTGGTCGGTGACCAGCAATGCGTCCAACGAACCGTCGCCGTTGAGATCACCGAGTGCGAGGTCGCCGTCAGCGTCGATGTCACCCAGCGTCACTTCACCGGTGTATTTCGCGTCCTCGAGCGCGGAGCCTGGCTCAAAAACGGCCGACGTAGACTCCGTAAACACTTGGACGGAGTTAAAGTCCGTGTCTCCGTTGTTGGCGGGAGCATAGTCGATCGCACTTATTGCCGGCTGCGCTGTCAATGAACCTTTGAGCACTACCCTTCGTAGCAGGGGTGATGAGACCCCAAGGCACTGCGGCGTCGCTGGAAGCGCGTCGCCGGCTGGCTGTGGATCTCCTCCAGAGAGG
The sequence above is drawn from the Planctomycetia bacterium genome and encodes:
- a CDS encoding VCBS repeat-containing protein, which translates into the protein MSHAGGGKAVTLGDFDADGDLDAFVATSGNSSDQLWYNDGFGFLIRAQQALGGGDGVDVALADFDGDGDLDTYVAQVGSDALWLNHPASGDTYPFDGLVRVEDLNRVRNHFGASGPADGTLPGDTYPFDGEVSIEDLNAVRNYFGGATPLPSPVPSRHSSGATLLDKPVEVTARLAVAVHAHSPASAFDAVFEMIAREGGSIPGAKRARGVRWA
- a CDS encoding VCBS repeat-containing protein → LSGGDPQPAGDALPATPQCLGVSSPLLRRVVLKGSLTAQPAISAIDYAPANNGDTDFNSVQVFTESTSAVFEPGSALEDAKYTGEVTLGDIDADGDLALGDLNGDGSLDALLVTDQRFHIAMNDGSGRFQYSSSPQLTNVAAVALGDLDRDGDLDAVFAGAANSQSVWVNNGHGVFTRL